The Vidua macroura isolate BioBank_ID:100142 chromosome 4, ASM2450914v1, whole genome shotgun sequence genome window below encodes:
- the TSPAN5 gene encoding tetraspanin-5 isoform X1 produces MSGKHYKGPEVSCCIKYFIFGFNVIFWFLGIAFLGIGLWAWNEKGVLSNISSITDLGGFDPVWLFLVVGGVMFILGFAGCIGALRENTFLLKFFSVFLGIIFFLELTAGVLAFVFKDWIKDQLYFFINNNIRAYRDDIDLQNLIDFTQEYWQCCGAFGADDWNLNIYFNCTDSNASRERCGVPFSCCTKDPAEDVINTQCGYDARQKPEVDQQIVIYTKGCVPQFEKWLQDNLTIVAGIFIGIALLQIFGICLAQNLVSDIEAVRASW; encoded by the exons tTCCTTGGCATAGCATTTCTTGGGATTGGATTGTGGGCATGGAATGAAAAG GGAGTGCTGTCCAATATCTCCTCCATCACTGACCTGGGAGGCTTTGATCCTGTTTGGCTCTTCCTAGTGGTAGGAGGAGTTATGTTCATTTTGGGATTTGCAGGATGCATTGGAGCTTTACgagaaaacacttttcttctCAAATTT ttctctgtatttcttggaattattttcttcttggagCTCACTGCTGGTGTTCTagcatttgttttcaaagactGGATAAAGGACCAGCTGTATTTCTTTATAAACAACAACATCAGAGCATACAGAGATGACATTGATTTACAAAACCTCATAGACTTCACACAGGAATAT tggcagtgctgtggggcTTTTGGAGCCGATGACTGGAACCTTAATATTTACTTCAATTGTACAGATTCCAACGCGAGCCGAGAGCGCTGTGGTGTGCCATTCTCTTGCTGTACTAAAGACCCTGCT GAAGATGTTATTAATACTCAGTGTGGCTACGATGCAAGGCAAAAACCa GAAGTTGATCAGCAGATTGTTATCTACACTAAAGGCTGTGTCCCTCAGTTTGAGAAATGGTTGCAGGACAACCTTACCATAGTTGCTGGTATATTCATTGGGATAGCATTACTGCAG ATATTTGGGATATGCTTAGCCCAGAATTTGGTTAGCGACATTGAGGCTGTCAGAGCCAGCTGGTAA
- the TSPAN5 gene encoding tetraspanin-5 isoform X2 → MSGKHYKGPEVSCCIKYFIFGFNVIFWFLGIAFLGIGLWAWNEKGVLSNISSITDLGGFDPVWLFLVVGGVMFILGFAGCIGALRENTFLLKFFSVFLGIIFFLELTAGVLAFVFKDWIKDQLYFFINNNIRAYRDDIDLQNLIDFTQEYWQCCGAFGADDWNLNIYFNCTDSNASRERCGVPFSCCTKDPAEDVINTQCGYDARQKPEVDQQIVIYTKGCVPQFEKWLQDNLTIVAGIFIGIALLQVADVPQAAMAVLSPELFW, encoded by the exons tTCCTTGGCATAGCATTTCTTGGGATTGGATTGTGGGCATGGAATGAAAAG GGAGTGCTGTCCAATATCTCCTCCATCACTGACCTGGGAGGCTTTGATCCTGTTTGGCTCTTCCTAGTGGTAGGAGGAGTTATGTTCATTTTGGGATTTGCAGGATGCATTGGAGCTTTACgagaaaacacttttcttctCAAATTT ttctctgtatttcttggaattattttcttcttggagCTCACTGCTGGTGTTCTagcatttgttttcaaagactGGATAAAGGACCAGCTGTATTTCTTTATAAACAACAACATCAGAGCATACAGAGATGACATTGATTTACAAAACCTCATAGACTTCACACAGGAATAT tggcagtgctgtggggcTTTTGGAGCCGATGACTGGAACCTTAATATTTACTTCAATTGTACAGATTCCAACGCGAGCCGAGAGCGCTGTGGTGTGCCATTCTCTTGCTGTACTAAAGACCCTGCT GAAGATGTTATTAATACTCAGTGTGGCTACGATGCAAGGCAAAAACCa GAAGTTGATCAGCAGATTGTTATCTACACTAAAGGCTGTGTCCCTCAGTTTGAGAAATGGTTGCAGGACAACCTTACCATAGTTGCTGGTATATTCATTGGGATAGCATTACTGCAG GTTGCTGATGTTCCTCAGGCTGCAATGGCTGTGCTCTCCCCAGAATTATTCTGGTAA